Genomic segment of Salvia hispanica cultivar TCC Black 2014 chromosome 2, UniMelb_Shisp_WGS_1.0, whole genome shotgun sequence:
ATTGAAATGTGGGATAAACTTAGAGGCTTGGATTCAAAGATGGATGGTTTTCCGTGGCTCGTGGGAGGTGACTTTAACACATTTGTGACTGAGGAGGAAAGGCAAGGTggtagaaagaaaagaacTCGGGAAATGTCAGATTTTGCAGAAACTATTAGTGATTGTCAACTCCTGGATGTGGGTGCGGATGGTCCTAAATTTACTTGGGCTAGAGGTGAGGTTTTTGAAAGACTCGATAGAGTCTTGCTTAGTGAGGGGTGGTCGAGCTTGTTTGAAGTCACCGGAGTAACAAACCTTCCCAGAGTTCTGTCTGACCATTGTCCCCTCTTGATTGTGTGTCGGCTCCCGGGTCCGAGAGTTAGGGCTGCGTTTCGCTTCCAAAACATGTGGGTTCGACATCATTTATTCTTGCAAGAGGTGGATAGGTGTTGGAAAGAGGAGACGGGGACGAGGGGGATGATCCAGTTGAAATTGAGCCGCCTTAAGCGGAGTCTGAAATTATGGAACCACGTTGTCTTTGGTAACATCTTTGAGCGGGTGAAAATGGCTGAAATAGGGGCTAAGGAGGCCTTGGAAAAGTATGAGCTGAACGCTTCTCTGCCTTTGCGTGCAGAAATGAACAGACTAACTGCTGAATATTTGTTAAAGATGAAAATGGAAGAGGATTTTTGGCGTCAGAAGGCAGCCCTTAAATGGGTCTCCGAAGAGGAGAGGAATACAAGATTTTTTCAAGGATGGGTTAAACAGAAAAGAGTTAAATCTAGGATCCACATGATTGAGGATGGCGGGAAAACTTTAACTGAGGATGGTGACATTAGAAGCTCGGCTGAAAACTTCTTCAGAACTTGCTCTCTGATGATGTGGGGTTATTGGAAGAACCAAACCTGGATATTCTATCCTCCCTCCCTGGTCATGTAAACATGGATCTTCTGGGAGAAGCTCCCTCGGTTGAGGAAATCAAACGAGCAGTTTTTGACATCAATGCAGATAGCTCGGCAGGTCCAGATGGTTATTCAGCGTTGTTTTTTCAGGTGTGCTGGGGAATAATTGGGAAGGACGTTGTTGAGTCAGTCCTGGACTTCTTTGATGGGACTCAAATCCCAAGAGGTATTGCAGCTACTCTTATAGTTCTTGTCCCAAAGAAGAAGAACCTAACAAGATGGGCAGAGTTTAGGCCAATTAGCCTAGGTAACGTGATGAACAAGATCAtcactaaaattatttcttcaagACTTGCTCCACTCCTGCCTTTGCTTACAGCTCCTAATCAAAGTGGCTTCATTCGGGGGAGACTACTAAGTGATAATGTTTTGTTAGCTAAGGAACTTTTCCATGAGATTTGGAAGGGTGTGTCATCCCCTAACACGGTTCTCAAGCTTGATATGGAAAAAGCCTAT
This window contains:
- the LOC125206162 gene encoding uncharacterized protein LOC125206162: MEVDEWDDSEQILHARFSSPLLLAPFFVSVAYGKCTRVGRIEMWDKLRGLDSKMDGFPWLVGGDFNTFVTEEERQGGRKKRTREMSDFAETISDCQLLDVGADGPKFTWARGEVFERLDRVLLSEGWSSLFEVTGVTNLPRVLSDHCPLLIVCRLPGPRVRAAFRFQNMWVRHHLFLQEVDRCWKEETGTRGMIQLKLSRLKRSLKLWNHVVFGNIFERVKMAEIGAKEALEKYELNASLPLRAEMNRLTAEYLLKMKMEEDFWRQKAALKWVSEEERNTRFFQGWVKQKRVKSRIHMIEDGGKTLTEDGDIRSSAENFFRTCSLMMWGYWKNQTWIFYPPSLVM